From the genome of Chionomys nivalis chromosome 19, mChiNiv1.1, whole genome shotgun sequence, one region includes:
- the LOC130862268 gene encoding cytochrome c oxidase assembly factor 5, producing MPRYYEDKAEGGACAGVKEDLGACLLQSACVLQEGKSPRQCLKEGHCRALQYSFFECKRSMLDTRSRFRGRKGY from the exons ATGCCCCGGTATTACGAGGACAAGGCGGAGGGCGGTGCATGCGCGGGCGTGAAGGAGGACCTGGGCGCGTGTCTGCTGCAGTCGGCCTGTGTGCTCCAG GAAGGGAAGTCTCCACGGCAGTGTTTGAAGGAAGGGCACTGCAGAGCTTTGCAGTATTCGTTTTTTGAGTGTAAAAGATCAATG TTGGATACCAGATCAAGATTCAGAGGACGAAAAGGATATTGA
- the Unc50 gene encoding protein unc-50 homolog translates to MLPSTSVSSSMQGNGVLNSRDAARHTAGAKRYKYLRRLFRFRQMDFEFAAWQMLYLFTSPQRVYRNFHYRKQTKDQWARDDPAFLVLLSVWLCVSTIGFGFVLDMGFFETIKLLLWVVFIDCVGVGLLISTLMWFISNKYLVKRQSRDYDVEWGYAFDVHLNAFYPLLVILHFIQLFFINHVILTDTFIGYLVGNTLWLIAVGYYIYVTFLGYSALPFLKKTVILLYPFAPLVVLYGLSLALGWNFTHMLCSFYKYRVK, encoded by the exons ATGCTACCAAGTACTTCAGTGAGTTCTTCGATGCAGGGGAATGGAGTCTTGAATTCCAGGGATGCAGCGAGACACACGGCTGGAGCAAAGCGCTACAAGTACCTCAGAAGGCTTTTCCGATTTCGCCAGATGGACTTTGAGTTTGCCGCATGGCAGATGCTCTACCTGTTCACGTCCCCACAGAGGGTTTATAGGAACTTCCATTATCGGAAGCAAACAAAGGATCAGTGGGCCAGAGATGACCCTGCTTTCTTGGTCCTCTTAAGTGTCTGGCTCTGTG TGTCCACCATAGGATTTGGCTTTGTGCTGGACAtgggattttttgagacaataaaGCTGCTCCTGTGGGTTGTATTCATAGATTGTGTAGGTGTTGGCCTTCTGATATCAACTTTGATGTG GTTCATCTCCAACAAGTATCTAGTGAAGCGGCAGAGCAGAGACTATGATGTGGAGTGGGGGTACGCCTTTGATGTGCATCTGAATGCATTTTATCCACTCCTAGTCATTTTGCATTTTATCCAGCTCTTTTTCATCAACC atGTTATCCTCACAGATACATTTATTGGATACTTAGTTGGAAATACTTTATGGTTGATTGCTGTTGGCTATTATATCTATGTGACCTTCCTGGGATACAGTG CACTGCCGTTTTTGAAAAAGACAGTGATCCTGCTCTATCCATTCGCACCTCTCGTTGTGCTATACGGACTGTCGCTGGCACTGGGGTGGAACTTTACCCACATGCTGTGTTCCTTCTACAAGTACAGAGTGAAATGA